The proteins below are encoded in one region of Helianthus annuus cultivar XRQ/B chromosome 2, HanXRQr2.0-SUNRISE, whole genome shotgun sequence:
- the LOC110922489 gene encoding protein DEHYDRATION-INDUCED 19 homolog 4 isoform X1, protein MDPNSWTRLSTSISSSRRYQSRSADAFHLVEETDVDEPRPEYLCPFCAEDFDIVGLCCHIDEEHTLQAKNGVCPICAKRVGAGLVSHITMQHGSLLKVQRKRRIRRVGSNSTYSALKRELREGNLHAFLGGSSFSGMSSVNTEPDPLLSSFMYNNVVDPSQDQTRSSTEAISVVESSNKDFVARSEKHQVAGEDQEEKARRSEFVQGLLLSSFLNDDL, encoded by the exons ATGGACCCTAATTCATGGACTCGTTTATCCACTTCGATTTCTTCTTCAAGGCGATATCAATCTCGATCAG CAGACGCATTTCATCTCGTGGAAGAAACTGATGTCGATGAGCCGAGGCCCGAGTACTTGTGCCCGTTCTGTGCAGAGGATTTTGACATTGTGGGTCTTTGTTGTCACATTGACGAAGAGCATACACTTCAAGCAAAAAATGGG GTATGTCCAATATGTGCAAAAAGGGTGGGAGCCGGTTTGGTCAGCCATATCACCATGCAGCATGGAAGTCTTCTTAAG GTTCAACGCAAGAGGAGAATCCGTAGAGTTGGATCAAACTCAACTTATTCTGCTTTAAAGAGAGAGTTACGCGAAGGAAACCTACACGCTTTTCTTGGTGGCTCATCGTTCTCGGGCATGTCATCCGTCAACACAGAGCCCGACCCGTTGTTATCTTCTTTCATGTACAATAATGTTGTGGACCCATCACAAGATCAAACTCGTTCCTCTACCGAAGCAATATCGGTAGTTGAAAGCTCAAATAAAGATTTCGTGGCAAG GAGTGAAAAACATCAGGTTGCTGGTGAAGATCAGGAGGAAAAGGCTAGGAGAAGTGAGTTTGTGCAAGGGCTGCTGCTGTCATCTTTCTTAAATGATGATTTATAA
- the LOC110922489 gene encoding protein DEHYDRATION-INDUCED 19 homolog 4 isoform X2 has product MDPNSWTRLSTSISSSRRYQSRSDAFHLVEETDVDEPRPEYLCPFCAEDFDIVGLCCHIDEEHTLQAKNGVCPICAKRVGAGLVSHITMQHGSLLKVQRKRRIRRVGSNSTYSALKRELREGNLHAFLGGSSFSGMSSVNTEPDPLLSSFMYNNVVDPSQDQTRSSTEAISVVESSNKDFVARSEKHQVAGEDQEEKARRSEFVQGLLLSSFLNDDL; this is encoded by the exons ATGGACCCTAATTCATGGACTCGTTTATCCACTTCGATTTCTTCTTCAAGGCGATATCAATCTCGATCAG ACGCATTTCATCTCGTGGAAGAAACTGATGTCGATGAGCCGAGGCCCGAGTACTTGTGCCCGTTCTGTGCAGAGGATTTTGACATTGTGGGTCTTTGTTGTCACATTGACGAAGAGCATACACTTCAAGCAAAAAATGGG GTATGTCCAATATGTGCAAAAAGGGTGGGAGCCGGTTTGGTCAGCCATATCACCATGCAGCATGGAAGTCTTCTTAAG GTTCAACGCAAGAGGAGAATCCGTAGAGTTGGATCAAACTCAACTTATTCTGCTTTAAAGAGAGAGTTACGCGAAGGAAACCTACACGCTTTTCTTGGTGGCTCATCGTTCTCGGGCATGTCATCCGTCAACACAGAGCCCGACCCGTTGTTATCTTCTTTCATGTACAATAATGTTGTGGACCCATCACAAGATCAAACTCGTTCCTCTACCGAAGCAATATCGGTAGTTGAAAGCTCAAATAAAGATTTCGTGGCAAG GAGTGAAAAACATCAGGTTGCTGGTGAAGATCAGGAGGAAAAGGCTAGGAGAAGTGAGTTTGTGCAAGGGCTGCTGCTGTCATCTTTCTTAAATGATGATTTATAA
- the LOC110922489 gene encoding protein DEHYDRATION-INDUCED 19 homolog 4 isoform X3 — protein sequence MDPNSWTRLSTSISSSRRYQSRSADAFHLVEETDVDEPRPEYLCPFCAEDFDIVGLCCHIDEEHTLQAKNGVMLSLYYGTHCCLFLTKYYVQRKRRIRRVGSNSTYSALKRELREGNLHAFLGGSSFSGMSSVNTEPDPLLSSFMYNNVVDPSQDQTRSSTEAISVVESSNKDFVARSEKHQVAGEDQEEKARRSEFVQGLLLSSFLNDDL from the exons ATGGACCCTAATTCATGGACTCGTTTATCCACTTCGATTTCTTCTTCAAGGCGATATCAATCTCGATCAG CAGACGCATTTCATCTCGTGGAAGAAACTGATGTCGATGAGCCGAGGCCCGAGTACTTGTGCCCGTTCTGTGCAGAGGATTTTGACATTGTGGGTCTTTGTTGTCACATTGACGAAGAGCATACACTTCAAGCAAAAAATGGG GTAATGTTATCTTTGTATTATGGTACCCATTGTTGTCTTTTCTTGACTAAATATTACGTTCAACGCAAGAGGAGAATCCGTAGAGTTGGATCAAACTCAACTTATTCTGCTTTAAAGAGAGAGTTACGCGAAGGAAACCTACACGCTTTTCTTGGTGGCTCATCGTTCTCGGGCATGTCATCCGTCAACACAGAGCCCGACCCGTTGTTATCTTCTTTCATGTACAATAATGTTGTGGACCCATCACAAGATCAAACTCGTTCCTCTACCGAAGCAATATCGGTAGTTGAAAGCTCAAATAAAGATTTCGTGGCAAG GAGTGAAAAACATCAGGTTGCTGGTGAAGATCAGGAGGAAAAGGCTAGGAGAAGTGAGTTTGTGCAAGGGCTGCTGCTGTCATCTTTCTTAAATGATGATTTATAA
- the LOC110922489 gene encoding protein DEHYDRATION-INDUCED 19 homolog 4 isoform X4: MDPNSWTRLSTSISSSRRYQSRSDAFHLVEETDVDEPRPEYLCPFCAEDFDIVGLCCHIDEEHTLQAKNGVMLSLYYGTHCCLFLTKYYVQRKRRIRRVGSNSTYSALKRELREGNLHAFLGGSSFSGMSSVNTEPDPLLSSFMYNNVVDPSQDQTRSSTEAISVVESSNKDFVARSEKHQVAGEDQEEKARRSEFVQGLLLSSFLNDDL; this comes from the exons ATGGACCCTAATTCATGGACTCGTTTATCCACTTCGATTTCTTCTTCAAGGCGATATCAATCTCGATCAG ACGCATTTCATCTCGTGGAAGAAACTGATGTCGATGAGCCGAGGCCCGAGTACTTGTGCCCGTTCTGTGCAGAGGATTTTGACATTGTGGGTCTTTGTTGTCACATTGACGAAGAGCATACACTTCAAGCAAAAAATGGG GTAATGTTATCTTTGTATTATGGTACCCATTGTTGTCTTTTCTTGACTAAATATTACGTTCAACGCAAGAGGAGAATCCGTAGAGTTGGATCAAACTCAACTTATTCTGCTTTAAAGAGAGAGTTACGCGAAGGAAACCTACACGCTTTTCTTGGTGGCTCATCGTTCTCGGGCATGTCATCCGTCAACACAGAGCCCGACCCGTTGTTATCTTCTTTCATGTACAATAATGTTGTGGACCCATCACAAGATCAAACTCGTTCCTCTACCGAAGCAATATCGGTAGTTGAAAGCTCAAATAAAGATTTCGTGGCAAG GAGTGAAAAACATCAGGTTGCTGGTGAAGATCAGGAGGAAAAGGCTAGGAGAAGTGAGTTTGTGCAAGGGCTGCTGCTGTCATCTTTCTTAAATGATGATTTATAA